A region from the Aphis gossypii isolate Hap1 chromosome 1, ASM2018417v2, whole genome shotgun sequence genome encodes:
- the LOC114122390 gene encoding uncharacterized protein LOC114122390, producing the protein METGNKIDDCRCYGNPPKPIAEPSKATRSTPCCPCPCPAEKCKVTLQTVQKLVEAENKDIELSELLGGITILDERRPKKKIIDMYDATSKENREDPENNVDPQYLAYIMKSIENGLSMKTDPIKVYEHLFSRGNLEAPLVALGPTAAISTEEMVVPLSPPTIVNVKDPEMETGSRLDSIIPRLNVAVAEATAIDNVDDLQVLLGGSFPDKQITDDQEAPRDMLLETREPYQSTAVLRGSTAPNWFPGYNVALPNTAHPALENDPEAVLDEAWFHSQPLSLKLEEKGAKLIGS; encoded by the exons atgGAAACT ggaaataaaattgatgattGTCGATGCTACGGAAATCCACCCAAACCGATTGCTGAACCCTCCAAAGCCACGCGTTCTACACCTTGTTGCCCATGTCCATGTCCCGCTGAAAAATGTAAAGTAACTTTACAAACCGTACAAAAGTTGGTCGAAGCAGAAAACAAAGATATTGAGTTGTCTGAACTTTTGGGTGGCATCACGATACTTGATGAACGAAGAccgaaaaagaaaataatcgaCATGTACGACGCCACATCCAAAGAAAACCGAGAGGACCCC gaAAACAATGTTGATCCGCAATATTTAGCGTATATAATGAAATCAATTGAGAACGGACTAAGCATGAAGACGGATCCAATCAAAGTATACGAACACCTTTTTTCTAGAGGTAATCTCGAGGCTCCTCTCGTTGCACTTGGTCCTACAGCAGCAATATCAACCGAA GAAATGGTCGTACCTTTGTCACCTCCAACCATCGTCAACGTGAAAGATCCGGAAATGGAAACAGGTTCACGCCTGGACAGTATTATTCCCAGGCTGAATGTGGCCGTGGCGGAAGCGACGGCAATAGATAATGTTGACGATTTGCAGGTATTGCTTGGTGGTAGTTTTCCAGACAAACAGATTACCGACGACCAAGAGGCGCCCCGCGACATGCTGTTGGAAACTCGAGAACCCTATCAATCGACAGCTGTACTTAGGGGGTCTACAGCTCCCAATTGGTTCCCAGGCTACAACGTGGCTCTTCCGAACACTGCGCATCCAGCTTTGGAAAACGATCCAGAGGCCGTTTTGGACGAAGCTTGGTTTCACAGTCAACCTTTGTCATTAAAATTAGAAGAAAAAGGAGCCAAACTCATTGGGTCTTAG